The following are from one region of the Quercus robur chromosome 1, dhQueRobu3.1, whole genome shotgun sequence genome:
- the LOC126691257 gene encoding auxin efflux carrier component 5, translating into MIGWEDVYKVVVAMTPLYVALILGYGSVRWWKIFTRDQGDAVNRFVCFFTLPLFTFEFTANADPFKWNFLFIGADAISKFIIVVVLAIWAKCSSKGSYRWSITSFSLCTLTNSLVVGVPLLKAMYGQNAVDLVVQSSIIQAIIWLTLLLFVLEFRRTGINFSADISIKNSQVQSAVESGKDLEGSTEIVASTGPSFWYLMRTVWLKLAMNPNSYACIMGITWAFIANRWHIKMPSILEGSILIMSKAGTGTAMFSMGIFMALQEKLIACGPSLTLFGMLLKFIAGPATVAIGSYAVGLHGDALRVAIIQAALPQSITSFIFAKEYGLHAEVLSTAVIFGAFVSLPVLIAYYAILEFIH; encoded by the exons ATGATAGGGTGGGAAGATGTTTACAAAGTTGTGGTGGCTATGACACCACTCTATGTTGCACTGATTTTAGGGTATGGTTCCGTCAGGTGGTGGAAAATATTTACTCGTGATCAAGGTGATGCAGTGAACCGGTTTGTTTGCTTTTTCACTCTCCCACTCTTCACCTTTGAGTTCACAGCCAATGCTGATCCTTTCAAATGGAACTTTCTATTCATTGGTGCTGATGCCATTTCCAAGTTCATTATAGTTGTGGTGCTTGCCATTTGGGCCAAGTGTAGTAGCAAAGGAAGCTATCGTTGGTCTATAACTAGCTTCTCTTTGTGTACTTTAACTAATTCTCTTGTTGTAGGGGTGCCTTTACTAAAGGCTATGTATGGTCAAAATGCTGTGGATCTGGTTGTTCAATCATCTATTATCCAGGCAATCATATGGCTCACCCTTCTCTTGTTCGTCTTGGAATTTCGACGAACTGGGATTAATTTTTCTGCCGacataagtataaaaaattcTCAAGTTCAATCTGCGGTTGAATCGGGAAAAGATTTAGAGGGAAGCACAGAGATTGTCGCGAGCACTGGTCCGTCTTTCTGGTATTTGATGAGGACGGTATGGTTGAAGCTAGCAATGAATCCAAACTCCTATGCTTGTATTATGGGCATTACTTGGGCTTTTATTGCAAATAG GTGGCATATTAAGATGCCTAGCATCTTGGAGGGATCTATATTGATCATGTCAAAGGCAGGGACAGGCACTGCCATGTTCAGCATGG GGATCTTCATGGCACTCCAAGAAAAGCTGATTGCTTGTGGCCCAAGCCTCACTCTATTTGGGATGCTTTTGAAGTTTATTGCTGGACCGGCCACCGTGGCTATCGGCTCTTACGCTGTGGGTTTGCATGGTGACGCTTTACGAGTCGCCATCATTCAG GCAGCACTGCCACAATCCATTACGTCCTTCATCTTTGCTAAAGAGTATGGATTGCATGCAGAAGTACTCAGCACTGC AGTGATCTTCGGCGCGTTTGTTTCGCTACCGGTGTTGATCGCTTATTATGCAATTTTAGAGTTTATACATTGA